Part of the Benincasa hispida cultivar B227 chromosome 11, ASM972705v1, whole genome shotgun sequence genome, TCACCTTGAAGGGAGACCTTCGTTGTGAAcataagtttctaatgaccCCCATCACTTGGTCGTCATCTTCCATCGTATACACACATTCTATAGGCAGCCAAAAGCGTTAAGGATCATATtgagtgatttttaatttttgcttaTGGAATGTTTATATATTGTGTATTTGTGGTTATAGAATGTTTAGATAGAGTGTATTTGTGgtatttgaatttttgaaacaGTGTATCTTTGCATTCTCGTTTGTACTTAACTTTTTGTTGTTTtagggtagttttgtcattttctaattagtattttcttatataaatttgttttgctacttttataattttgaaacgtttttaccatttttccaaatgaaacttcaaattttgctatttttcttgtcagccttattttttaatgtcagttgggGACCGACTTATTAATAAGTGTTAAAATTGAGTCTTCAAATAATCTAAATATGTCGGCTTCATTCTGTACCATTTTGttgtgtttttagtttttgagaattaagcatatttcctcttattttcttataataatttgaacatttaagtTCGATAGtcgaattcttagtcaaatttcaaataaataaataaaattaaaaactaatttttatctttcaaaatttagccttatttttgaaaacatgagtaagtaaataacaaaacaacaaatttagaagtgaaagaggcgtttataggtttaattttcaaaaactaaaaacaaaaaatccatGGGCGATTTGGGGTCCATAATGGAATAATTTTGTAATGTAATATAATCTAAAACGCATGTTTGGACTGAGCGGTTTGAGCCCGATTTGTAATACCAAAATAATTCTGTTCCCATAGTTTTCAACTCAACCCTCTTTTCCACCATTCATGCTTTACGATCTCATTTTCGTTTTGCTCTCAATTCCAACACTCCTACAATTTATAGTAATCCTAATTATATTATAGTCTCAGTCTCAAATGTTTACCAAATAGGACTATAATTATCCCGGTGGTGCCCAAAACGATTTAACGAGCTGAAATTGCACTCTCAACCCAAAACAAGTCCTACATTCCAAATTTCCTATACAGgagactttattattattattattattttggttgaaaaaaaacaaataaaacctATAACATTTTGATTCAATAGAATAAAGTTTTTCCAACATAAACTAAAAGAGATATAGCATCAAGTAGGAATACAATCAACATTTGCCCAACTAAATTGGAGATCTCCATCGAGGgtatctccaaaaaaaaaaaaaaaaaaagaaaagaagcatgGATCCTCTAAAAGTCTAATTTgctatatttctaaatttcaaaaacaaaaatactatatttcaaaattgtatcTGCATTTTGTTAGATAACATGTCTACATTTGTTAAATAATATGATATCAAATTTATCTTCATCTATCAATTTGAGCTTTCGAATCTTTAGATGATTTAAGACGTTTCAGCCCAtgacatttttctaaaaaaaaaactgaagacCTATATAGGTAGCAATCTCGAAATTCATTGGCCGGCCCAAAACGTTTAATGGGCCGAAATGAACCACGCTCTCCACTCCAAATTCCCATATATTATCGTTGTTCACAGTCCATAGTTTTTTCTTGAGGACTAGGGTTTTGGTGCAGCTCCTCGTCCTAAACTTTCGAAGCCCTCGCCGAAGCCGCTCTCTCTGCAAACATGGGGTAAGATAGTTCGTTTGTGAAAGAATGTATGGAGTTTCGGACTATAATTGATTTTTTGTTCCAAtgagttgaattttttttgtgGATCGAAGGAGTGAAATTTTCTTAGGAGTTTTTATCCTTTCAGTTTAAATGAATACTCGTCACAATTTTTCATCTGATTTGCAATTAGGAATAGATTtttctgatgccctagtttttGGATGAGTTAAGAATTCTGCAAATGGTGAGTAAGGTTTCTAGCCCTTTGGAAAACTGTAGACGAAGATGGGGTTGTGGTTTTGTACCTGTTTTTGATTGATCGATGTATTGATATGACCTAATCTAACAGGAAGACAAGGGGTATGGGAGCTGGGCGCAAGCTGAAGTCCCACCGAAGAAGGCAAAGGTGGGCTGACAAGGCCTATAAGAAGTCTCACCTTGGCAATGAATGGAAGAAGCCATTTGCCGGGTCTTCTCATGCTAAAGGCATTGTGTTGGAAAAGATGTAAGATTGCGAGCATACTGTTCTATCCTTCAGATTGCGACcatagttttttgttttcttaaattttttcaaaaggGATTTGCAAGCATACATTAGTTTGCTATGTGTAATTTTGTCATAATAGATTTTATCCAATCATATAAGTTAGAGTCACCTGATTGATTTCAATGTTGGTAACTTCTTTTGATAATTAGGGCCATGTTTGAGAGTGTGAGTGATTTTAATGaatcacttttgtcatgttCAAAATCACTCCGAAATTTGTCTTTAAtccttcaaaatcaatttattgtTTAACTTTACAGTTTTGGAAACAATTTTTATATCATCaagattgattttgaatgattaaaaacatgcaatttgagtgattttaaaaaaagttacagAAGTGATCACTCCCAAACATTGGCCTTAATTTATCTTAATTGATTTGACCCAGCATTACAAGTATCAcccaacttaattttaatttggggaGTAACTTCTGATTTTATTAAGTTCTAAACTGCAATATGAGTTTTGCTTTGTCATGTTTAAATGTTTTGTATCTAAATGAGCAATGCTAATCTAATTTCAGAGGTATCGAGGCTAAGCAGCCAAATTCTGCCATTAGAAAATGTGCCAGGGTTCAACTCATCAAAAATGGAAAGAAGATTGCTGCATTCGTGCCCAATGATGGATGTTTGAATTACATTGAAGAAAATGTATGTTTGCTACCCCCACCCCCAAATAAAATGAGAGGGTTGGAAACTGATATGAAAACTGTGATTGCAGGACGAAGTGTTGATTGCTGGATTCGGTCGTAAGGGACATGCGGTCGGAGATATTCCTGGTGTTCGATTCAAGGTCGTGAAGGTGTCTGGTGTATCTCTTCTTGCTCTTttcaaggagaagaaggagaagccAAGGTCTTAAGTTTGCTTGGCAGAGCTCATCGTCTTCTTACAGTTTTCTATCCATAATTTTAGAGTATTTTTCAGATCTTGATTATTGGTTGTTTTGGACTATAATGTAGTTATTGCGCCCTTCCTTGCAGTCTGATTTTTGACATCGTTTGACTGAATTCCTTTCATTTTGCTCTGAAAACTTTTGTTTATTAAGATATCAACCGCCATGGCCATCTTTGAATGAGTTCAT contains:
- the LOC120090067 gene encoding 40S ribosomal protein S23, whose protein sequence is MGKTRGMGAGRKLKSHRRRQRWADKAYKKSHLGNEWKKPFAGSSHAKGIVLEKIGIEAKQPNSAIRKCARVQLIKNGKKIAAFVPNDGCLNYIEENDEVLIAGFGRKGHAVGDIPGVRFKVVKVSGVSLLALFKEKKEKPRS